Proteins encoded together in one Deinococcus aestuarii window:
- the tkt gene encoding transketolase has product MTVTQQQSVDQLSVNTIRTLSIDAVQQANSGHPGAPLGAAPIGYVVWQRFLRHNPKNPEWAGRDRFVLSAGHASMLIYSLLHLTGYDMPLEDLKNFRQWGSKTPGHPEFFHTKGLDATTGPLGQGAAMTVGMAMAEAHLAARYNREGFPVFDNYVYSILGDGDLQEGVNHESAALAGHLRLGKLIWLHDDNSVQLDTATDKAESEDTAERYRAYGWEVLRVEDGNNLGEIESAIRQAQGNKDQPTLIQVRTIIGFGSPRAGTSKAHGEPLGAEGVAETKAALGWSYPPFTVPGEVRAHMDATERGARLEAEWQAMFDRYREAHPDLAAEVMALLKRELPENLEGALPNFEVGGKGVATRNASGEVINALAKVVPGLMGGSADLSGSTKTTIKDGGELLPGHYGGRNVYFGVREFGMAAAANGLALYGGPRPLVGTFLVFADYLKPAFRLSAIQMQPVTYVLTHDSIGLGEDGPTHQPIEQLAMLRAVPNARVIRPADANETAAAWLMALEHGTGPTALALSRQDLPVLPRNHAGVRKGAYVVRDAEGAQVILVASGSEVSLALDAAEALSGEGIPARVVSMPCMEVFREQDASYRDSVLTPGVKRVAIEAAAKQPWYEWVGSDGAVVGMEGFGASAPAKVLFEKFGFSVPNVVKVVKGIL; this is encoded by the coding sequence ATGACTGTCACCCAGCAGCAGAGTGTGGACCAGCTCAGCGTGAACACCATCCGCACGCTGTCCATCGATGCCGTCCAGCAGGCCAACAGTGGGCACCCGGGAGCGCCGCTCGGGGCGGCCCCGATAGGGTACGTGGTGTGGCAGCGCTTCCTGCGCCACAACCCCAAAAACCCCGAGTGGGCCGGGCGCGACCGCTTCGTGCTGTCGGCGGGGCACGCCTCCATGCTGATCTACTCGCTGCTGCACCTCACCGGGTACGACATGCCCCTGGAGGACCTCAAGAACTTCCGCCAGTGGGGCAGCAAGACGCCGGGGCACCCCGAGTTCTTCCACACCAAGGGCCTCGACGCGACCACCGGCCCGCTCGGCCAGGGCGCGGCGATGACGGTCGGCATGGCGATGGCGGAAGCCCACCTCGCCGCCCGCTACAACCGCGAGGGTTTCCCGGTCTTCGACAACTACGTGTACTCCATCCTGGGCGACGGCGACCTTCAGGAGGGCGTGAACCACGAGTCGGCGGCGCTGGCCGGGCACCTCAGACTCGGCAAGCTGATCTGGCTGCACGACGACAACTCGGTGCAGCTCGACACCGCGACCGACAAGGCCGAATCCGAGGACACCGCCGAGCGGTACCGCGCCTACGGCTGGGAGGTGCTGCGCGTCGAGGACGGCAACAACCTGGGCGAGATCGAGTCGGCGATCCGGCAGGCGCAGGGGAACAAGGACCAGCCCACCCTGATCCAGGTCCGCACCATCATCGGCTTCGGCAGCCCCCGCGCGGGCACGAGCAAGGCGCACGGCGAGCCCCTGGGCGCGGAGGGTGTGGCGGAGACGAAGGCCGCCCTGGGCTGGAGCTACCCGCCCTTCACGGTGCCGGGCGAGGTGCGCGCCCACATGGACGCCACCGAGCGCGGGGCGCGGCTGGAGGCCGAGTGGCAGGCGATGTTCGACCGCTACCGGGAGGCGCACCCCGACCTCGCCGCCGAGGTGATGGCCCTCCTCAAGCGCGAGCTGCCCGAGAACCTGGAGGGCGCCCTGCCGAACTTCGAGGTCGGGGGCAAGGGCGTCGCCACCCGCAACGCGAGCGGGGAGGTCATCAACGCATTGGCGAAGGTCGTGCCCGGCCTGATGGGCGGCAGCGCGGACCTCAGCGGCAGCACGAAGACGACGATCAAGGACGGCGGCGAACTCCTGCCCGGCCACTACGGGGGCCGCAACGTCTACTTCGGCGTGCGCGAGTTCGGCATGGCCGCCGCCGCGAACGGGCTGGCGCTGTACGGCGGCCCGCGTCCCCTCGTGGGCACCTTCCTTGTGTTCGCGGACTACCTCAAGCCCGCCTTCCGCCTCTCGGCGATCCAGATGCAGCCCGTCACCTACGTCCTGACGCACGACTCCATCGGCCTGGGCGAGGACGGGCCCACCCACCAGCCCATCGAGCAGCTCGCCATGCTGCGCGCCGTGCCGAACGCCCGGGTGATCCGCCCCGCCGACGCGAACGAGACCGCCGCCGCGTGGCTGATGGCGCTGGAGCACGGCACCGGCCCCACGGCGCTGGCGCTGTCCCGCCAGGACCTCCCCGTCCTGCCGCGCAACCACGCGGGCGTGAGAAAGGGCGCCTACGTGGTGCGCGACGCCGAGGGGGCGCAGGTCATCCTGGTCGCCTCGGGGTCGGAGGTCAGCCTGGCGCTGGACGCCGCCGAGGCCCTGAGCGGGGAAGGCATTCCCGCCCGCGTCGTCTCGATGCCCTGCATGGAGGTCTTCCGCGAGCAGGACGCCAGCTACCGTGACTCGGTGCTCACCCCCGGCGTGAAGCGCGTCGCCATCGAGGCCGCCGCCAAGCAGCCCTGGTACGAGTGGGTGGGCTCTGACGGTGCCGTGGTCGGTATGGAGGGCTTCGGCGCCTCCGCCCCCGCCAAGGTGCTGTTCGAGAAGTTCGGCTTCAGCGTGCCGAACGTGGTGAAGGTGGTGAAGGGGATTTTGTAG
- a CDS encoding Lrp/AsnC family transcriptional regulator gives MVTAIVMVQAERQRIQETAEALAGVPSVREVYSVTGEWDIVALLRLDRYEDLDDVVTGHLRKVDGITRTQTMLAFRTYSEALLDQGFGVGLDEGEGGGA, from the coding sequence ATGGTCACCGCAATCGTGATGGTCCAGGCCGAGCGCCAGCGTATTCAGGAAACCGCCGAGGCTCTGGCGGGCGTGCCCAGCGTGCGCGAGGTCTACTCGGTGACGGGCGAGTGGGACATCGTGGCCCTGTTGCGCCTCGACCGCTACGAGGACCTCGACGACGTGGTGACGGGGCACCTCCGGAAGGTGGACGGCATCACCCGCACCCAGACGATGCTCGCCTTCCGCACCTACAGCGAGGCGCTGCTCGACCAGGGCTTCGGCGTGGGGCTGGACGAGGGGGAGGGCGGGGGGGCGTAA
- a CDS encoding metal-dependent transcriptional regulator — MTALILSPSAEDYLKHLYLLGQHGKVNTQALAEALGVAPASATGMLRKLGEQGLVAHTLYQGAQLTGEGQRVALEVLRHHRLLELFLHRALGVPLDEVHEEAERLEHVLSERLEARIAAWLGDPTHDPHGDPIPTLTGELPEREERRLTQLAPGEAGTVARVPDADPSQLRALVTAGLTPGVAVRVDRVDAALGTLTLVLPGGVALPLALGVAAQVQVHAGEAER; from the coding sequence ATGACGGCCCTCATCCTCTCGCCCTCCGCCGAGGATTACCTCAAGCACCTGTATCTCCTCGGGCAGCACGGCAAGGTGAACACGCAGGCCCTGGCGGAGGCGCTGGGGGTGGCGCCCGCCAGCGCGACCGGGATGCTGCGCAAGCTCGGCGAGCAGGGGCTGGTGGCGCACACGCTGTACCAGGGGGCGCAGCTCACGGGCGAGGGGCAGCGGGTGGCGCTGGAGGTGCTGCGCCACCACCGCCTGCTCGAACTCTTCCTCCACCGCGCGCTGGGCGTGCCGCTCGACGAGGTGCACGAGGAGGCCGAGCGGCTGGAACACGTCCTCTCCGAGCGGCTGGAGGCGCGCATCGCGGCTTGGCTGGGCGACCCCACCCACGACCCGCACGGCGACCCCATCCCCACCCTGACGGGGGAGCTGCCCGAGCGCGAGGAGCGCCGCCTGACCCAACTGGCGCCGGGAGAGGCGGGCACTGTCGCCCGCGTGCCCGACGCGGACCCGTCGCAGCTCCGGGCACTCGTCACGGCGGGCCTGACGCCGGGCGTTGCCGTGCGGGTGGACCGGGTGGACGCCGCGCTCGGCACCCTGACCCTCGTCCTGCCGGGCGGGGTGGCCCTCCCCCTCGCCCTCGGCGTGGCCGCGCAGGTCCAGGTCCACGCGGGGGAGGCGGAGCGTTGA
- a CDS encoding LptF/LptG family permease — translation MPPVPAILIRSVLREVLRWYAAGLALFLILQLADLLSTVAGLLLSYDAALGEAMAAVGALAPNILNRSLVLAVPFAVLLAFGRLQGDSELKAMFAAGVRPLGLVWPLALPFVLVSAVAFVNAGYVVPAGQARWDKAWYRIFGQVPPPPTQDNYTYAPPGALFYAGRVRNDSGGTVARLDGVLVQRGEETVTAQSGTWDTGKRIWTVTDAWVTRPRQDPRQVKGPLVFPQGDTLSPPQPPANKVSTPELRKRLGAARLTLGERRDYTFQLAARVADPLTPVVFALAAGALGLLIRNRAAAFAAVLVFIVVFYVVWTTVPQLARAGALAPTLGAWLPNLLFLLFASSLAWRLR, via the coding sequence ATGCCGCCCGTGCCCGCCATCCTGATTCGCTCCGTACTGCGCGAGGTGCTGCGGTGGTACGCGGCAGGTCTGGCGCTGTTTCTAATCCTGCAATTGGCGGACCTCCTAAGCACGGTGGCGGGCCTGCTGCTGTCTTATGACGCGGCCCTCGGGGAGGCCATGGCTGCAGTAGGGGCCCTCGCGCCGAACATCCTCAACCGCTCGCTGGTGCTGGCGGTACCCTTCGCGGTGCTGCTCGCTTTCGGGCGGCTCCAGGGCGACAGCGAACTCAAGGCGATGTTCGCGGCGGGCGTGCGGCCCCTGGGTCTGGTGTGGCCCCTCGCGCTGCCCTTCGTCCTTGTCAGCGCGGTCGCGTTCGTGAACGCTGGGTACGTGGTGCCTGCCGGGCAAGCCCGTTGGGACAAGGCGTGGTACCGCATCTTCGGGCAGGTGCCGCCGCCCCCCACCCAGGACAACTACACCTACGCGCCGCCCGGGGCGCTCTTCTACGCGGGCCGGGTCCGCAACGACTCCGGCGGCACGGTCGCCAGGCTCGACGGCGTGCTGGTGCAGCGCGGCGAGGAGACGGTCACCGCCCAGTCGGGCACCTGGGACACGGGCAAGCGCATCTGGACGGTGACGGACGCCTGGGTCACCCGTCCCAGGCAAGACCCCCGGCAGGTGAAGGGGCCGCTCGTCTTCCCGCAGGGGGATACCCTCAGCCCGCCGCAGCCCCCCGCGAACAAGGTGAGCACGCCGGAACTGCGCAAGAGGCTGGGCGCGGCACGGCTCACCTTGGGAGAACGACGCGATTACACCTTCCAGCTCGCCGCCCGGGTGGCCGATCCCCTGACACCCGTGGTGTTCGCGCTCGCGGCGGGGGCGCTGGGGCTGCTGATCCGCAACCGGGCGGCGGCCTTCGCGGCGGTGCTCGTGTTTATCGTGGTGTTCTACGTCGTGTGGACGACCGTGCCGCAACTCGCGCGGGCGGGGGCGCTGGCCCCAACGCTTGGGGCATGGCTGCCCAACCTGCTGTTCCTGCTGTTCGCGAGCTCCCTTGCCTGGAGGCTGCGGTGA
- a CDS encoding Lrp/AsnC family transcriptional regulator: MTAPAPTPAQVTPREQLLNRIQRDIPIVQRPYRVIAEEVGLTEAEALGILREVKAEGVLRQVSAIFDTRTLGYKSSLVAAVYDEDHLDAGAEIVNGHPGVSHNYKRNHAFNLWYTIAVPPESDLEAHVQKLHELSGARVTRLMPTLHLFKIGVEFDMSGKEDWNAKAAPQYTNADRNIGYGVTDLDRAFVLEFQKDLSVTEEPYADACAALGLSIDEVAVHAQKMKEAGALRRVSAVFRHQKAGFTFNAMGVWAVPQEQVAETGRRMAEFKAVSHCYLRPTYPEWPYTIFTMVHGRSKEEAFGKIAAIEREVAPGLDHAILYSTKEYKKIRLEFYKPEFYQWAKDNLGTES, from the coding sequence ATGACGGCCCCCGCCCCCACGCCCGCGCAGGTGACCCCGCGCGAGCAACTGCTGAACCGCATCCAGCGCGACATCCCCATCGTGCAGCGCCCCTACCGCGTCATTGCCGAGGAGGTGGGGTTGACGGAGGCGGAGGCCCTGGGCATCCTGCGCGAGGTGAAGGCCGAGGGGGTGCTGCGGCAGGTCAGCGCCATCTTCGACACCCGCACCCTGGGCTACAAGTCGAGCCTGGTCGCCGCCGTGTACGACGAGGATCATCTGGACGCGGGGGCGGAGATCGTGAACGGGCACCCCGGGGTCAGCCACAACTACAAACGCAACCACGCCTTCAACCTCTGGTACACCATCGCCGTGCCGCCCGAGAGCGACCTGGAGGCGCACGTCCAGAAGCTCCACGAGCTGAGCGGCGCCCGCGTCACCCGCCTCATGCCCACCCTGCACCTCTTCAAGATCGGGGTCGAGTTCGACATGAGCGGCAAGGAGGACTGGAACGCCAAGGCCGCCCCGCAGTACACGAACGCCGACCGCAACATCGGCTATGGGGTGACGGACCTCGACCGCGCCTTTGTGCTGGAGTTCCAGAAGGACCTGTCGGTCACCGAGGAGCCCTACGCCGACGCCTGCGCCGCCCTGGGGTTGAGCATCGACGAGGTGGCCGTGCACGCTCAGAAGATGAAGGAGGCCGGAGCCCTGCGCCGGGTGTCCGCCGTCTTCCGGCACCAGAAGGCGGGCTTCACCTTCAACGCGATGGGCGTCTGGGCCGTGCCGCAGGAGCAGGTCGCCGAGACGGGGCGCCGCATGGCCGAGTTCAAGGCGGTGAGCCACTGCTACCTGCGCCCGACCTACCCCGAGTGGCCCTACACGATCTTCACGATGGTCCACGGGCGCAGCAAGGAGGAGGCGTTCGGCAAGATCGCCGCCATCGAGCGCGAGGTCGCTCCCGGCCTCGACCACGCCATCCTGTACTCGACGAAGGAGTACAAGAAGATTCGGCTGGAGTTCTATAAGCCGGAGTTCTATCAGTGGGCGAAGGATAATCTGGGGACCGAGTCGTAA
- a CDS encoding metal ABC transporter ATP-binding protein produces MTVTLGAAAPLTATHPAPPLALRGLSVAYRERPAVWNVSFDVPAASLTAIIGPNGAGKSTLLKAALGLVPRLSGEALFFGQPLARVRSRVAYVPQRTSVDWDFPASALDVVTMGLYGRLGWLRRAGRREREAALGCLERVGMADLAGRQISELSGGQQQRVFLARSLAQGADLTFMDEPFAGVDAVTERAIVDVLRELRREGRTVVAVHHDLDTVRDYFDHVALLNVELVASGPTEVAFTPANLRTAYGERHGALAAALAGDLSPGTGGARP; encoded by the coding sequence ATGACCGTCACCCTCGGGGCCGCCGCGCCCCTGACCGCGACCCACCCTGCTCCCCCCCTCGCCCTGCGCGGCCTGAGCGTCGCCTACCGCGAGCGGCCCGCCGTGTGGAACGTCTCCTTTGATGTGCCCGCCGCGTCCCTCACCGCGATCATCGGGCCGAACGGGGCGGGGAAGAGCACCCTGCTCAAGGCGGCGCTCGGGCTGGTGCCCCGCCTCTCGGGGGAGGCCCTCTTCTTCGGGCAGCCCCTCGCGCGGGTGCGGTCCCGGGTGGCCTACGTGCCCCAGCGGACGAGCGTGGACTGGGACTTCCCGGCGAGCGCCCTCGACGTGGTGACGATGGGCCTGTACGGGCGGCTCGGGTGGCTGCGCCGCGCCGGTCGCCGCGAGCGGGAGGCGGCCCTGGGCTGCCTGGAACGGGTCGGGATGGCCGACCTCGCCGGGCGGCAGATCAGCGAGCTGTCGGGCGGGCAGCAGCAGCGGGTGTTCCTGGCCCGTTCGCTGGCGCAGGGGGCCGACCTCACCTTCATGGACGAGCCCTTCGCGGGGGTGGACGCGGTGACCGAGCGGGCCATCGTGGACGTGCTGCGCGAGCTGCGACGCGAGGGGCGGACCGTCGTCGCCGTCCACCACGACCTCGACACGGTGCGGGACTACTTCGACCACGTGGCGCTCCTGAACGTCGAACTCGTCGCCAGCGGGCCGACGGAGGTGGCCTTCACCCCGGCGAACCTGCGGACCGCCTACGGGGAACGGCACGGGGCTCTGGCCGCCGCCCTCGCCGGGGACCTGTCGCCAGGGACCGGGGGGGCGAGGCCGTGA
- a CDS encoding metal ABC transporter solute-binding protein, Zn/Mn family codes for MKALPAALLAVALTACATTPGEGEAADGRVHVVTTVNMITDLASQIGGDRVRVTGLMGPGVDPHLYKASAGDVRRLAGADLVLYGGLHLEGKMVDILHALNARVPSVAVSEAIPEDRLLTLSGAHDPHVWFDPTLWAYAARATGEALSRVDPEGKAVYEANLGRYLGELRDLDAWTAAQFRTVPERQRVLVTAHDAFGYLSRRYGVEVRGLQGISTVAEAGGQNVRSLAAFLAERNVKAVFVESTVSPRAVQAVREAARARGHAVEIGGELYADAAGEHGTPEGTYVGMVRHNIASIVEALK; via the coding sequence TTGAAAGCTCTTCCCGCCGCGCTGCTGGCCGTCGCCCTCACCGCCTGCGCGACTACGCCGGGGGAGGGCGAGGCGGCCGACGGGCGCGTCCACGTCGTCACCACCGTCAACATGATCACCGACCTCGCCTCGCAGATCGGGGGGGACCGGGTGCGGGTGACCGGGCTGATGGGGCCGGGGGTCGATCCCCACCTCTACAAGGCGTCCGCCGGGGACGTGCGGCGGCTGGCGGGCGCCGACCTCGTGCTGTACGGCGGGCTGCACTTGGAGGGCAAGATGGTGGACATCCTCCACGCGCTCAATGCCCGCGTGCCCAGCGTGGCCGTCTCGGAGGCGATTCCGGAGGACCGCCTGCTCACCCTGAGCGGCGCGCACGACCCCCACGTCTGGTTCGACCCGACCCTGTGGGCCTACGCCGCCCGCGCGACGGGGGAGGCGCTGAGCCGGGTGGACCCCGAGGGGAAAGCCGTGTACGAGGCCAATCTGGGCCGCTACCTGGGCGAGCTGCGCGATCTGGACGCCTGGACCGCCGCGCAGTTCCGCACCGTGCCCGAACGGCAGCGGGTCCTCGTGACCGCGCACGACGCCTTCGGCTACCTCTCGCGCCGCTACGGGGTGGAGGTGCGCGGCCTCCAGGGCATCAGCACCGTGGCGGAGGCGGGCGGGCAGAACGTCCGCTCCCTGGCGGCCTTCCTCGCCGAGCGGAACGTGAAGGCCGTCTTCGTGGAGTCCACCGTCTCGCCCCGCGCGGTGCAGGCCGTGCGCGAGGCGGCGCGGGCACGCGGGCACGCGGTGGAGATCGGCGGCGAGCTGTACGCCGACGCCGCCGGGGAGCACGGCACGCCCGAGGGCACCTACGTCGGCATGGTGCGCCACAACATCGCAAGCATCGTGGAGGCCTTGAAATGA
- a CDS encoding GNAT family N-acetyltransferase: MNVPAPTAMETPPTVRPFQNADAPAVARLVTGGVRGHWTSAPEQFRESDDPDELRLVAERGGEVVATLRLGPFGPGTPDALRLDLAGDGSAFTALYLTALAGLPDGFTRLLGVTREDWPETMGFFHAAGFRNAWQSWGAHLELGGFDPGRLRPLEERLFLRGYEVGRLGPDTSETDWAALHTLHELGIRDAPRNPTTTPELLTREELRATVLREEAAFVVRFRGAVVAVTRLTPGGRAVESEQTVTHPDHRSRGLATLVKSSALAWARAEGYVRAGTGGTVLNLPMLRVNVRLGYVAEPMWVTWEGGMTGPH, translated from the coding sequence ATGAACGTTCCTGCCCCGACCGCGATGGAGACGCCTCCCACGGTACGCCCCTTCCAGAACGCCGACGCTCCCGCCGTCGCCCGGCTTGTCACGGGGGGCGTGCGGGGACACTGGACGTCTGCGCCGGAGCAGTTCCGCGAGAGCGACGACCCGGACGAGCTGCGCCTGGTGGCGGAGCGTGGCGGTGAGGTGGTGGCGACCCTGCGGCTCGGCCCCTTCGGCCCGGGCACACCGGATGCGCTGCGGCTCGACCTCGCGGGGGACGGGTCGGCCTTCACGGCGCTGTACCTGACGGCCCTCGCCGGGCTGCCGGACGGTTTCACCCGCCTGCTCGGCGTGACGCGCGAGGACTGGCCCGAGACGATGGGCTTTTTCCACGCGGCGGGCTTCCGCAACGCGTGGCAGTCGTGGGGGGCGCACCTGGAGCTGGGAGGGTTCGACCCCGGGCGCCTCCGCCCGCTGGAGGAGCGGCTGTTCCTGCGGGGCTACGAGGTCGGGCGGCTGGGTCCGGATACGTCGGAGACGGACTGGGCGGCCCTGCACACCCTGCACGAGCTGGGCATCCGGGACGCGCCGCGCAACCCCACGACGACCCCCGAGCTGCTGACCCGGGAGGAACTGCGCGCGACCGTCCTGCGGGAAGAAGCTGCCTTCGTCGTCCGCTTCCGGGGCGCGGTCGTCGCCGTCACCCGCCTGACCCCGGGGGGCCGGGCCGTGGAGAGCGAGCAGACCGTGACCCACCCCGACCACCGCTCGCGCGGCCTCGCCACCCTGGTCAAGTCCTCGGCCCTTGCGTGGGCGCGGGCGGAAGGGTACGTACGGGCCGGAACGGGTGGAACGGTCCTCAACCTCCCCATGCTGCGGGTCAACGTCCGCCTGGGCTACGTGGCCGAGCCGATGTGGGTGACCTGGGAGGGAGGGATGACGGGCCCCCACTGA
- a CDS encoding metal ABC transporter permease — protein MNPLDLLTDYTLRSILLGSALLGLVAGTLGTFSVLRRQSLIGDTVAHAALPGICAAFLLTGTRDTLGLLLGGGVSGLAASLLALAILRYSRLKEDAALGVTFSAFFGIGIAMLTAIGQSGNAAQAGLDKFLFGQAAALTQGDVIRFALLGALALGTAALLHKELKISLFDPDFARVQGWPVPGLTALSTALTVLAVMIGLQTVGVVLMAAMLIAPAVAARQWMRSLSGMLGLAGAFGALSGALGAGLSLGVSSGAGSLPTGAVTVLAATALAVLSLLVAPRRGVLAELVRQRRVRARLLRELNSGGQA, from the coding sequence GTGAATCCCCTCGACCTCCTGACCGACTACACCCTGCGCAGCATCCTGCTCGGCTCGGCATTGCTGGGCCTCGTGGCGGGCACGCTGGGCACCTTCTCCGTCTTGCGACGCCAGAGCCTGATCGGGGACACCGTGGCGCACGCCGCGCTGCCGGGCATCTGCGCGGCCTTCCTGCTCACAGGCACGCGCGACACGCTGGGCCTGCTCCTGGGCGGGGGGGTCAGCGGGCTCGCCGCCTCCCTCCTCGCGCTCGCCATCCTCCGGTACAGCCGCCTGAAGGAGGATGCCGCCCTGGGGGTCACCTTCAGCGCCTTTTTCGGCATCGGGATCGCCATGCTGACCGCCATCGGCCAGAGCGGGAACGCCGCGCAGGCGGGGCTCGACAAGTTCCTCTTCGGGCAGGCCGCCGCGCTGACGCAGGGGGACGTGATCCGCTTCGCCCTCCTCGGGGCGCTGGCGCTGGGGACCGCCGCCCTGCTCCACAAGGAGCTGAAGATCAGCCTCTTCGACCCCGACTTCGCGCGGGTGCAGGGCTGGCCCGTGCCGGGGCTCACCGCGCTCTCCACGGCCCTCACCGTCCTCGCGGTGATGATCGGCCTCCAGACGGTCGGGGTGGTGCTGATGGCCGCCATGTTGATCGCGCCCGCCGTCGCCGCGCGGCAGTGGATGCGCAGCCTCTCGGGGATGCTGGGGCTCGCCGGGGCCTTCGGGGCGCTGAGCGGGGCGCTGGGAGCGGGGTTGAGCCTGGGCGTCTCCTCCGGCGCGGGCAGCCTGCCGACCGGGGCCGTGACGGTGCTCGCCGCGACCGCCCTCGCGGTGCTGTCCCTCCTCGTCGCGCCGCGCCGGGGAGTCCTGGCCGAACTCGTGCGGCAGCGGCGGGTGCGTGCCCGGCTCCTGCGGGAGCTGAACTCGGGGGGACAGGCATGA
- a CDS encoding metal ABC transporter permease gives MTPAPLPLDFDLVIVVTAVFVAWACGLLGLFLVLRREALLSDAISHSALPGIVAGYWVTGGSLATLPALVGAALFGLVTVALTALLTRSGRVKADAALGLVFPALFAAGVIAVSLNYSNVHLDLDAVLYGEIAYTPFRTGWLGLPVAWLLMGGMLLVNALFVGLLFKELRLSTFDPGLSRTLGFSPALIGGALLTLVALTTVAAFDAVGAVLVVAFMIVPPATALLLTRRLRQALGLTLLAGLTASVVGYAVALALDASITGVIAGVLGVQFTVALAGQAVRAKRVRGRATLGG, from the coding sequence ATGACCCCGGCGCCGCTGCCCCTGGACTTCGACCTCGTGATCGTGGTGACCGCCGTGTTCGTGGCGTGGGCGTGCGGGCTGTTGGGCCTGTTCCTGGTGCTGCGGCGCGAGGCGCTGCTGAGCGACGCGATCAGCCACTCGGCGCTGCCCGGGATCGTGGCGGGGTACTGGGTGACGGGCGGGAGCCTCGCCACCCTGCCCGCGCTTGTGGGGGCGGCGCTCTTCGGGCTCGTGACCGTGGCGCTCACCGCCCTCCTCACGCGCAGCGGTCGGGTGAAGGCGGACGCGGCGCTGGGGCTGGTCTTTCCGGCCCTCTTCGCCGCCGGGGTCATTGCGGTGAGCCTGAACTACAGCAACGTCCACCTCGACCTCGATGCCGTGCTGTACGGGGAGATCGCGTACACGCCCTTTCGGACCGGTTGGCTCGGCCTGCCGGTCGCGTGGCTGCTGATGGGCGGGATGCTCCTTGTCAACGCCCTCTTCGTCGGGCTGCTGTTCAAGGAACTGCGGCTGAGCACCTTCGACCCGGGCCTGAGCCGCACCCTGGGCTTCTCGCCCGCGTTGATCGGCGGGGCGCTGCTGACCCTCGTCGCGCTGACGACCGTCGCCGCCTTCGACGCGGTGGGGGCGGTGCTCGTCGTCGCCTTCATGATCGTGCCGCCCGCGACCGCCCTGCTGCTCACCCGCCGTCTGCGGCAGGCCCTGGGGCTGACCCTGCTGGCGGGGCTGACGGCCAGCGTGGTCGGGTACGCCGTCGCCCTGGCCCTCGACGCGAGCATCACGGGGGTGATCGCGGGGGTGCTGGGGGTGCAGTTCACGGTGGCGCTCGCGGGGCAGGCGGTCAGGGCGAAGCGGGTGCGGGGGCGGGCGACGTTGGGGGGGTAG
- a CDS encoding LptF/LptG family permease: protein MTLAPKRFERYVLTEIGPTLVGALAAVIVLVLLSLLEDAIAPLLAKGANPVLVARLVALNIPEALATALPIALMFAALLALSRLAADSEIKAALAGGVPASRLFRPVLLLAAGVTVLSFALSEVFVTRAKVRVQGVQREIVLDNPRVIGLGETGPGGSGLVLRDALGRAISVGQALPGGELRDLRIVTMQTGLPPREVITARRGRLRPGSNVLELEDGRRETFQDARPVTVMTFARGTLPVQDVQASFEGGSAALDPVYLPISQLVQRTNTYREQNVRAPKDFTALHRRFAEPLAALALAFFAVSLAVYTFRSGLNLGLVWALLLSFAYYATWSVFRVMGENGALPPPVAAYAPDLIAVLAGLLLLWRAGRR from the coding sequence GTGACGCTCGCTCCCAAGCGGTTCGAGCGCTACGTCCTCACGGAGATCGGGCCCACGCTCGTCGGGGCGCTGGCCGCCGTGATCGTGCTCGTGCTGCTGAGCCTGCTCGAAGACGCCATCGCGCCCCTGCTCGCCAAGGGGGCCAATCCCGTCCTCGTCGCGCGGCTCGTCGCTCTGAACATTCCTGAGGCCCTCGCTACCGCCCTGCCCATCGCCCTGATGTTCGCCGCCCTGCTCGCCCTGTCACGCCTCGCCGCAGACTCGGAGATCAAGGCCGCGCTGGCGGGCGGGGTCCCGGCCTCACGGCTCTTCCGCCCCGTGCTGCTCCTCGCGGCGGGGGTGACGGTGCTGTCCTTCGCCCTCAGCGAGGTCTTCGTCACCCGCGCCAAGGTGCGCGTACAGGGGGTCCAGCGCGAGATCGTGCTCGACAACCCCCGGGTGATCGGGCTGGGCGAGACGGGGCCGGGCGGGAGTGGCCTGGTGCTGCGTGACGCGCTGGGCCGGGCGATCAGCGTGGGGCAGGCGCTCCCGGGTGGTGAGCTGCGCGACCTGCGGATCGTGACCATGCAGACCGGCCTCCCCCCCCGCGAGGTCATCACGGCGCGGCGTGGGCGCCTGAGGCCCGGCAGCAATGTCCTGGAGCTGGAGGACGGGCGGCGGGAGACCTTCCAGGACGCGCGACCCGTCACGGTCATGACCTTCGCGCGGGGCACCCTCCCCGTGCAGGACGTGCAGGCGAGCTTCGAGGGCGGGAGCGCGGCGCTCGACCCCGTCTACCTGCCGATCTCACAACTCGTCCAGCGCACGAACACCTACCGCGAGCAAAACGTCCGCGCGCCCAAGGACTTCACCGCCCTGCACCGCCGTTTCGCCGAACCGCTCGCCGCGCTGGCGCTGGCCTTTTTCGCGGTCAGCCTCGCCGTGTACACCTTCCGCAGCGGGCTCAACCTGGGGCTGGTGTGGGCGCTGCTCCTGAGCTTCGCCTACTACGCCACCTGGAGCGTCTTCCGGGTGATGGGTGAGAACGGGGCCTTGCCGCCGCCCGTGGCCGCCTACGCGCCCGACCTGATCGCGGTGCTGGCGGGCCTGCTGCTGTTGTGGCGGGCGGGGCGTCGGTGA